In Rhizoctonia solani chromosome 6, complete sequence, the sequence CGTGGGAGCGCCCGTGGTAAGCAACCGGGGCAGCAAGCTACCCACGGGCCGAACTTCAAATAGGTGGCATGGATAACTGGTCAGAGTTCAGTTATCCCGGGTGCTCTACGGGCCCCGACATTTATATCATAACGTATTTTATAtcgaatatatgcgcagtaccCTCGACGTATGGTGTCCACAACTTGTTTTTGGACGTTTTTTTTTGCGGAAATTAAGCTGGAATATAAAACAGGTACATACTTAGACGGAACAAGCATACCCACTTCAGCTTTGAGCATACTTGTTGATCTTCCCGATCCTATTGCGGCGTGGTGGTAATATCTATACACAGCGCCATTCATCAAGCTCCAACGGCCCAGTACAGCCAGATATTGATTCAATTTATTCCTACTTTGAGACCCCGATTGTATCCTCTGACGTTCTGCGTGAGtattgggggggggggtaatTCCATATTGGAATTCTCGATTCAATTCGCGCCCCTGTCTTGCACGTATGGCGCTTGATTACTTTACTACTCTCGGTAAGTCAATCTGAGCACTACGAGATGTGTATACTTACATCTCTTATTGTTACTAGTATCCTCTGTTGACGCTGAGCGATTTCTCTCTAGCGGGCGATTAATGATAAACTGCATACAGCACCAGATGTCCTCTGGGATATTTCAGTCTCAGATGGCTATTGGCTCATGGTTCTGTACTCCCCTCCTGCCCCATTTGAGCAGTGTTGCATCGATTGTAAAGGCCCATATGTAAATATACGTTTATAATGTTTAATTTCTATTCTTGGTAGCATTAAACGGCTGGCCGGGCTCTACCCATCAAAAACCATGCCCGTCCAAGCACCCGATTACATGGTGGCTCTGTACCCGGAATGTTCCAGGTGTGACCGTTTTAGTCCCTAATCTGGAGTACtgtgctccggttttggtaACCTTCTCGTTGAGACCCGACGGgtccggattgctcggcgagcacttgggaccactccacgagcacttccgaGCGCCACACCGAACGCTccggagtgctcgccgacaatggcgagtcccggagcgttcccgagattttcggggccccgtGGAGATGGGAGACCATCATTGACGGCTTACCATTCATTGCAATTGGATATCATCAGTTTCGGTTTTGTGACAGCTTCGAATTCGAAGGGATGCTGTTCATTGATAGGGTCCACCTTTTGCTTGAAACAAAGCCTTTAAGGCTGTCAGAGAGGGAAGGCCCATGCCTCTTCAGAGAATGATTTATAAGGCAGCCTAAAAAACTGACTTGGTAATTACATTCCGTCTGCCTCTCACTCTCTATATTTGTTGTGGCTGTTTCGACCCACTCTCCTTACTATTCTTGCGGCTTTGATAATCGTGCTAACACTAGTATGAGTGTTTTGTCCTTTTCAGGTGAGTAATACTCTGGACTTACGCAACGGTGGATGGCTCGCAAGGAATTTACGCGAACAAAACAGGAAGGCATAATATTTGTTTTAGCCCATGGGGTAATCTCATCATTCCTCTTCTTCGAGCGGCTGCCATATCCAGTACGATTGCAACCGTGATCGCTTCATCCAACAGTAAGACGGATACCATTACTTGTTCGCTTAGCTGATCGATCATCGCCACTTTCTGTATTAGCCGTTCGGGACGAGTATCAGTCCTGGCCTCCGGACCCCTTTAATCCTTCTAGTCCTTCTCCAACTTCGGTCCGCCCCGATCGTCCCCGTATCATCGCTCCAGCATACAAATGGGAGGTGCTTCCCTCTATTATTCAAACAAACCCCTACCTTCACAAGTGGAACAATACCATCTTCGGCGACGCACAAAAATACTACGATCAGCCGGTAAAATCATACTTTGTGGATGGAGGAAACGGCGTTCTTGATATCGCTCGCGAGATCAAGATGCGCGTCAAAGCTTGGGCGTATGTCTACCGTATAACCAAAGACACCAAGTGGGTAGATCGGACTTGGATAGAGCTTCAGGTATGCTCAAGACACAGATCCTTAAGCTTCCTGCACTCATGTTTCACCATTCCATACTACTAGAACGCGGCCGGTAATGGTACTTCGCCATTTGGTGATCCTGGAAATAATTGGTACACCGCTCACTTCCTCGATGTCGCCGAGTTTACCAGCGCATTCGCTATCGGCTACGACTGGATGTACGACGCTTGGAATCCTCACCAGCGCGATAGTATCATGTGGTCTATTATAAACCTGGGTCTTCAGTGGGGTGTAAAGTCTTACAATGATCAGAACTCCCACTGGAATTTCGGCTGGTGGCAAAATGTCAACGGGAATTGGAACTGCGTATGCAACGCCGGACTAACGCTTGGTGCGCTAGCTGTTATTGGCGACGACCCAACAGGCACCGCCGAAACGATGCTTAGCTTGACTGTCCCTAACTCCAAGAAAAATTGTGTGCTCGCTCCTTCGTCCGATGGTACTTGGTCCGAAACTCCCAATTATTGGTATTTTGGTACCACCGCTCACTCTGAAATGTCGTCTGCTCTTCTGACTGCCACTGGTAATACATATGACCTGGTTGACCCGAAGTTTGCCATGACCGCCCTTTACCACATGCATGTCTCCGCCCCCACAGGTCAATTCGACTATGGGGACACAGGCCCAAACAAGTTCAGCACCACCGCTAATTCGATGATGTTTTACGGCTCCTATTTCAAAGAACCTCGCTATCTTCTGTTTCAACGCGACCGCGTTGATGTTGGTGAACCCTGGTCAATGTTCTGGTATGATCCATCCGTTCGTGGTGCATTCTGGAACGACATGCCCTTCGATCATTATTTTGACGACGATCTCGATCAATGGGCGGCCATGCGCAGCAATTGGGCCGACAGTCACGCCCTGTATGTTGCAATGAAGGCAGGAAAACATGTTGGCCATCAGACGCATGGTGATCTCGACGCCGGTACCTTTGTCCTCGATGCAATGGGTCAGCGATGGGCTGGTGAGCTCGGAAACGGCGATTATCTTTCGGAAGGCTATTTCTCAAGTGAGGGTCAAGATAGTCACCGTTGGCTTTACTATCGTAAGCGGACCGAGGGCCAGAATACTCTGGTGGTTAATAACGACAACCAGAATGTCTGGGCCCAGCCTACTGTTAAGTATGACTCTACGGGCGACAGACAGGGTTTGGATTATGACTATATTCCTGGCACCAACTCCACCGCGTTTTTTGTTACAGACCTAACAGGAACTTATAACGGACAGTACGTTGCCTTTTAATTCAAGTAGTACCCAGTTTAATTTTTTTCCAGACGTATCAAGCGTGGTGTGCGTCTGATAAACGGGCGAAAGCAAGTTCTTCTTCAGGACGATCTCTTGGACGTGACTCAATCAGTCGAATGGCGTATGCATACGAACGCAACCATAGCAATCGAAAACGGTGGACAAACTGCTATGCTTACCCTCGGTGGTCAAACAATGCAAGTTCAACTACTTAACCCCGGGGCCGGAGTAGGCTTCTCGATCAAAGATGCTGTCCGAGCGCCTACCGACCCGGCTTTGCCTCCCAATCAAGCCGATCAACCTAACCCTGGGGTAAAGGTTTTATGCGTGTCCCTTGCTCCAGGCAAAACCCAGAGCCTACAGGTCTTATTCAGTCCCCAATGGCCGGGCATGTCAGTTTCAGATCTCAGGCTTCCCCCACACGTCCATTTGGATGACTGGTCGTTGACGAGTCATAACTAGATGCTCTGGGACTTGCTGGCTTCACACGTATAGTCATACTTATGTACAAAATACCTAAGCTAATTGATACATAATATAAGTCCAGTTAGAAGTTTTGTACGCAAATAGCCATAGGCGTGAACCTGAATTTTGGCCGCGCCTTGGCGTAAGTCAGACTCGTTATCTCCGCGTGGTGCGGAAAATCTCGGGggcgctccgggactcgccattgtcggcgagcaccCCGGAGAGTTCGGTGTGGCGCTCGGAAGTGCTCGCGGAGTGgtcccaagtgctcgccgagcaatccggacCCGTCGGGTCGCAATGAGAAGGTTACCAAAGACGGAGTACTCCAGAGCACTCAAGGGGTTTTGAGACCTCCGTAGAGATACATTTATTGTTGTTTCAGATTCCTTGCTTTTTGTTTGCTACTTCACCAACTTTGCGGACCCAATTACAAATTTCACCCTACTGCTATGCTGACAATATTAAGTTATGACATATattcatccccccccccgccAAGCCCCTCTTCCGCATACAGTGACACCAGCTACCACACAACCCGACTCGTGGTTGGACCTCCCCGGTCCGGGCCATACTAACCGCCTTGAGGCTACGGGGCTCTTCAATCTATCCAAATGTAAGGACTCtacttattggatgtatatagactTAACACGCGACTTCGTCGCGTTGAATAACAAGCCGTAATACACTCGATTTATGTGGCTAAAAGTAAAGACACGGGGAAAGATAAGAGCCACCCCGGGACCTTGTAAAGTGCCCGGGTACAATATATATCACTATGgcgtgataagatcttgaaaatcagtgtATCAGTAAAAGACATCGTctttcagtataatttggcctgaaaactacaacgtcagtatgctttcctcagtatgaatcagactaaggGAGAATTGATATTCAAATTTAGCAcatattggccttgatttcagttcaattcctacttaaatacaaattcttattttcagtattttaaccttgtacagtgtataTGCGTGAACACAATAAGCCAACTTAACCTATGCTTTGGTCGATATAAGTACTGTGTGGGTTCTGGACGCGGTACAAGAGGGGGAGCCCGTGGCCGCTCAAGACTGCGACCGTCCAGATCAAACGCTTGAACTGGCAGAGAATCGCAGATGCATCGATTTATTAGGAATGAATGTATAAGACGGGTAATGAATAAATAAGATAAACGTTCAATACACAGCAGGAATTGAGGGATGGTGGGTTGGTACTGAAAAACGAGAGGACAGTGTAGAAATACGAATACGATTTTGGTATAAAAGTAGTAGATTAGAATACAAGTAAAGACTGAGTTAATACAAGAGTGGGATGAGATGAGTATTCGGGGTTTGAACAAGGCCCTTTTATACTCTACAGGTATGACTTACGCATACGCTTGCGCGCACTGTGCATACATAGGGTGAGTCACCcacttgactcgattacagaACATTCCACCACATTCTATTACATTCCACGTCTTTCTACAGACAGGCTAAGTCCTCACGCCAATACGAGATCGCAGCACGGAGTGATGTCTGGCCCACTCACGTGGCCGCGACCCCCGCCCTCGATCAAGTATCGCATGTGATGCCTCCGCGCGCTGCAGCTCACATGTCCACAATGAGAGTACATAGTTGGCAATCAAATGAGGTCCAGACATGGGTCGGGAGGTAGAGTGGTATACGAGCATAACGTAACAGTAACACTCATAATGAGAATCAACGTACGATTGTTGCGAACCCTTACACCAGACCATGGTCGCACTATCCAGATCCTCGTAAATTATTAATGGTAGAGATTGAGGGGTCCTTCCTTATATAAGTACTTTACTGTACCCAGTGGCAATGATTGTGCACCCGTACTATTTAGAGCCGAGACACAATAAAGCATCTAATTAATCTAAGCAGCAAACTGTGAGCATCGCAGCTTCCGGCTTATCCCACGTCCCAATTTGCAGATGTCCAACTAAGGCAGCATACATCAGTATAGCTTAATGATGGATACACCGTTAATCTGGCGTGCTGCAAATATGCGGAAAGAATGCATATGATAGCATACAAGGGTCAAGAAATCCAATATCTACAGTTCATATAGCAAGGATCCAACAATCGTAATTAGTGTTCAGATAGCCGTATACGGAACTTCCAGCGGTCCGTCGCgcccacgtccccacccctATTCGCACTTCAGCGGCTTGTTGATGATATGGAAAACCCCGTTCGAAGTGATGACGTCGCCTCGAAGAACGATCGACTTGTGCTTGGAGTCGCCACAACTGACATAGCTGACGTCATTCTCGTATGAAAAATGGAGTAACTTGCCCGACTTGGCTCTTGCCTCGGGAGTTGTGGTGAATAAAGTAGAGTAAATG encodes:
- a CDS encoding heparinase II/III family protein, coding for MSVLSFSGRHNICFSPWGNLIIPLLRAAAISSTIATVIASSNTVRDEYQSWPPDPFNPSSPSPTSVRPDRPRIIAPAYKWEVLPSIIQTNPYLHKWNNTIFGDAQKYYDQPVKSYFVDGGNGVLDIAREIKMRVKAWAYVYRITKDTKWVDRTWIELQNAAGNGTSPFGDPGNNWYTAHFLDVAEFTSAFAIGYDWMYDAWNPHQRDSIMWSIINLGLQWGVKSYNDQNSHWNFGWWQNVNGNWNCVCNAGLTLGALAVIGDDPTGTAETMLSLTVPNSKKNCVLAPSSDGTWSETPNYWYFGTTAHSEMSSALLTATGNTYDLVDPKFAMTALYHMHVSAPTGQFDYGDTGPNKFSTTANSMMFYGSYFKEPRYLLFQRDRVDVGEPWSMFWYDPSVRGAFWNDMPFDHYFDDDLDQWAAMRSNWADSHALYVAMKAGKHVGHQTHGDLDAGTFVLDAMGQRWAGELGNGDYLSEGYFSSEGQDSHRWLYYRKRTEGQNTLVVNNDNQNVWAQPTVKYDSTGDRQGLDYDYIPGTNSTAFFVTDLTGTYNGQRIKRGVRLINGRKQVLLQDDLLDVTQSVEWRMHTNATIAIENGGQTAMLTLGGQTMQVQLLNPGAGVGFSIKDAVRAPTDPALPPNQADQPNPGVKVLCVSLAPGKTQSLQVLFSPQWPGMSVSDLRLPPHVHLDDWSLTSHN